A window of the Emys orbicularis isolate rEmyOrb1 chromosome 1, rEmyOrb1.hap1, whole genome shotgun sequence genome harbors these coding sequences:
- the LOC135887145 gene encoding olfactory receptor 52P1-like: MAAFNLTLFDPSIFILTGIPGLEAAHIWISIPFSMFYIISLLGNVTVLFVVWKEKTLHKPMFLLLCMLALTDIGMSTSVMPKALCIFWFNLKGITVGGCLTQMFFLHAVSVMKSAILVIMAFDRYIAICNPLRYATILTNARIAKLGLVGLTRAVLCILPLPLLLRRQPFCANRIIPHTYCEHIAVAKILCGDITVNRMYGLVMAFVVIGLDLMLIALSYGLVIRAVLRISSKKAHQKALNTCTAHICVILTSYASYLFSNLTHRFGQGITSNLHIILANLYFLIPPMLNPIIYGIKTKELRDKVGKYICRM; encoded by the coding sequence ATGGCAGCTTTCAACCTCACCCTGTTTGACCCTTCAATATTCATCCTAACGGGAATCCCTGGCTTGGAAGCTGCTCACAtctggatttccatccctttctctatGTTCTACATTATCAGCCTGTTGGGAAATGTCACAGTTCTGTTTGTTGTATGGAAAGAGAAGACCCTGCACAAGCCAATGTTCCTGTTGCTCTGCATGCTGGCGCTCACAGACATTGGCATGTCTACCTCTGTTATGCCGAaggcactgtgtatattttggttcaatttgaaaGGCATTACTGTgggtggctgcctcacccagatgttcttcCTTCATGCGGTTTCTGTTATGAAGTCAGCCATCCTTGTGATAATGGCCTTCGATCGCTACATTGCCATATGTAACCCTCTGAGATACGCCACCATCCTCACCAATGCACGAATAGCTAAGCTCGGGCTAGTGGGTTTGACAAGAGCTGTTCTCTGcatccttcccctgcccctgctcttgcGAAGGCAGCCATTCTGTGCCAACCGCATTATCCCCCATACGTACTGCGAGCACATAGCTGTGGCGAAGATATTGTGTGGGGACATCACAGTCAACAGGATGTACGGTTTGGTAATGGCATTTGTAGTCATCGGGTTAGACCTGATGCTCATTGCTCTGTCCTATGGTTTGGTCATCAGGGCCGTCCTCAGAATCTCCTCCAAGAAAGCCCACCAGAAAGCCCTCaacacctgcacagcccacaTCTGTGTGATACTGACATCTTATGCTTCCTACCTCTTCTCTAACCTGACCCACCGATTCGGTCAGGGCATCACTTCCAACTTGCACATCATTTTGGCCAACCTCTATTTCCTCATCCCCCCCATGCTCAACCCTATCATTTATGGGATCAAAACCAAAGAGCTTCGTGACAAAGTAGGCAAATACATATGCAGAATGTGA
- the LOC135883060 gene encoding olfactory receptor 52N2-like codes for MAAFNLTPSDPSTFTLTGIPGLEAAHIWISIPFTMFYIIGLLGNFTLLFVVGKERTLHKPMYLLLCLLAVTEIGTSTSIVPNALCILWFNMKGITVGGCLTQMFFLHAGTVMHSAVLVTMAFDRYVAICKPLRYATILTNSRIAKLGLVGLIRAVLCILPLPLLLSRQPFCANRIIPHTYCDHMAVAKLSCGDITVNRMYGLVIAFVVNGSDLTLIALSYSLIIRAVLRISSKKAHQKALNTCTAHICVMLMSYPSFFFSTLTHRFGQGIAPHIHIILANLYFLLPTMFNPIIYGVKNKELREKMGKYTCRMYSPGGH; via the coding sequence ATGGCAGCTTTCAACCTCACCCCCTCTGACCCTTCAACATTCACACTAACGGGGATCCCTGGCTTGGAAGCTGCTCACAtctggatttccatccctttcACTATGTTCTATATTATCGGCTTGTTGGGAAATTTTACGCTTTTGTTTGTTGTAGGGAAAGAGCGGACCCTGCACAAGCCGATGTAcctgctgctctgcctgctggCAGTCACTGAAATTGGCACGTCTACATCCATCGTGCCAAATGCACTGTGTATACTTTGGTTCAATATGAAAGGCATTACGGTGGGTGGCTGCCTCACCCAAATGTTCTTCCTTCATGCAGGTACTGTGATGCACTCAGCCGTCCTCGTGACAATGGCCTTCGATCGCTACGTTGCCATATGTAAACCTCTGAGATATGCCACCATTCTCACGAACTCACGAATAGCTAAGCTAGGGCTAGTGGGTTTAATAAGAGCTGTTCTCTgcatcctgcccctgcccctgctcctgagcAGGCAGCCATTCTGTGCCAACCGCATTATCCCCCACACGTACTGTGACCACATGGCTGTGGCAAAGCTATCATGTGGGGACATCACTGTTAACAGGATGTACGGCTTGGTGATAGCGTTTGTAGTCAACGGGTCAGACCTGACACTCATTGCACTATCCTACAGTCTGATCATCAGGGCTGTCCTCAGAATCTCCTCCAAGAAAGCCCACCAGAAAGCTCTCaacacctgcacagcccacaTCTGTGTGATGTTGATGTCCTATCCTTCCTTCTTCTTCTCCACTCTGACACATCGGTTCGGTCAGGGCATCGCTCCCCACATTCACATCATCTTGGCCAACCTCTATTTCCTTCTCCCCACCATGTTCAATCCTATCATTTATGGAGTGAAAAACAAAGAGCTTCGTGAGAAAATGGGCAAATACACCTGCAGAATGTACTCACCTGGGGGTCACTGA
- the LOC135883072 gene encoding olfactory receptor 52P1-like, with the protein MASFNLTPSDPSTFILMGIPGLEAAHVLISIPFSMFYIIGLLGNFMVLFVVGKEQTLHKPMYLLICMLPLTEISISTSVMPKALCIFWFNLKSITVAGCLTQMFFLHAVSVMHSAILVTMAFDRYIAICDPLRYTIILTNARIAKLGLVGLIRAVLFILPGPLLLSRLPFCANRIIPHTYCEHIAVAKMSCGDTTVNRMYGLVIVSVVIGLDLTLIALSYGLIIRAVFRISSKKAHQKALNTCTAHMCVILTSYIPSLFSNLTHRFGLGIAPHVHIILANLYFLVPPMLNPIIYGVKTKELRDKVVKYICRI; encoded by the coding sequence ATGGCATCTTTCAACCTCACCCCCTCTGACCCTTCAACATTCATCCTAATGGGCATCCCTGGCCTTGAAGCTGCCCATGTCCtgatttccatccctttctctatGTTCTACATTATTGGCCTGTTGGGAAATTTCATGGTTTTGTTTGTTGTAGGCAAAGAGCAGACCCTGCACAAGCCAATGTACCTGCTGATCTGCATGCTGCCGCTCACAGAAATCAGCATATCTACCTCAGTCATGCCGAaggcactgtgtatattttggttcaatttgaaaAGCATTACTGTGGctggctgcctcacccagatgttcttcCTTCACGCGGTTTCTGTCATGCACTCAGCCATCCTCGTGACAATGGCCTTCGATCGCTACATTGCCATATGTGACCCTCTGAGATATACCATCATCCTCACCAACGCACGAATAGCTAAGCTAGGACTAGTGGGTTTGATAAGAGCTGTTCTCTTCATTCTGCCTGGGCCCCTGCTCCTCAGCAGGCTGCCATTCTGTGCCAACCGCATTATTCCCCATACATACTGTGAGCACATAGCTGTGGCGAAGATGTCGTGTGGAGACACGACTGTCAACAGGATGTACGGCTTAGTGATAGTGTCTGTAGTCATCGGGTTAGACCTGACTCTCATTGCCCTGTCCTATGGTCTAATCATCAGGGCCGTCTTCAGAATCTCCTCCAAGAAAGCCCACCAGAAAGCCCTCaacacctgcacagcccacaTGTGTGTGATTCTGACCTCTTATATTCCCTCACTCTTTTCTAACCTGACACACCGGTTTGGTCTGGGCATTGCTCCCCATGTTCACATTATCTTGGCCAACCTCTATTTCCTCGTCCCTCCCATGCTCAACCCTATTATTTATGGGGTCAAAACCAAAGAGCTTCGTGACAAAGTGGTTAAATACATCTGCAGAATATGA